One genomic region from Ptychodera flava strain L36383 chromosome 5, AS_Pfla_20210202, whole genome shotgun sequence encodes:
- the LOC139132766 gene encoding uncharacterized protein isoform X2, producing the protein MVDINPPIAGCVCDAADHGIDIDFQSSPNRICANWQDFYDPESGIKWSMMRRVASRIPVCPAVLSQVPLASVTPLMLLIPSVLANGKPTILTLRSQNEANLFDVVC; encoded by the exons ATGGTGGACATCAATCCTCCAATTGCTGGTTGTGTCTGTGATGCTGCTGACCATGGAATTGACATAGATTTCCAGTCGTCACCAAACAGAATCTGTGCCAATTGGCAGGACTTCTATGATCCAGAAAGTGGAATCA AATGGAGCATGATGAGGAGAGTAGCATCCAGAATTCCGGTTTGTCCTGCAGTACTTTCCCAAGTGCCTCTGGCATCTGTGACACCACTGATGTTACTGATACCTTCAGTATTGGCAAATGGTAAACCAACTATTTTGACATTGAGATCTCAGAATGAG GCTAATCTGTTTGATGTAGTATGTTAG
- the LOC139132766 gene encoding uncharacterized protein isoform X1: MVYREIGWYCGATNGGTTYGQTYGTDNELSLSEGETYFLVMIIRATNLLGNQPSRDGMSIKFGLLFPGHVKDSDVIGFYINYWPSVTLLSVNWDGFGFEGVTTGSAL, from the exons ATGGTCTATCGTGAGATTGGATGGTACTGTGGTGCAACCAATGGTGGAACAACATATG GTCAAACCTATGGAACTGATAATGAATTGTCTCTCAGTGAAGGGGAGACTTACTTTCTGGTCATGATCATAAGGGCAACCAACCTCCTTGGCAACCAACCTTCTAGAGATGGTATGTCCATCAAATTTGGGCTATTATTTCCTGGACATGTTAAGGACAGTGATGTGATTGGCTTTTACATCAACTACTGGCCGTCTGTGACTCTGCTCTCAGTCAATTGGGATGGATTTGGATTTGAAGGCGTTACTACAG GAAGTGCCCTCTAA